One region of Miscanthus floridulus cultivar M001 chromosome 19, ASM1932011v1, whole genome shotgun sequence genomic DNA includes:
- the LOC136529803 gene encoding septum site-determining protein minD homolog, chloroplastic-like has translation MAFAPPRLLPLPPPPAAAESTRAVSARHHGGRTAPELSGPTPRVVVVTSGKGGVGKTTTTANLAASLARLGLPAVAVDADAGLRNLDLLLGLENRVHLTAADVLAGDCRLDQALVRHRAIQDLHLLCLSKPRSKLPLAFGSKALTWVADALRRSPNPPAFILIDCPAGVDAGFVTAIAPAEEAVLVTTPDITALRDADRVAGLLECDGIKDIKIIVNRVRPDLVKGEDMMSALDVQEMLGLPLLGVVPEDAEVIRSTNRGVPLVLNDPPTPAGLALEQATWRLVERDAMTAVMVEEQERPKKKGGFFSFFG, from the exons ATGGCGTTCGCGCCGCCGCGCCTCCTCCCGCTACCCcctccgccggcggcggcggaatCCACGCGTGCCGTCTCGGCGCGCCACCACGGGGGCCGCACGGCGCCGGAGCTCTCGGGCCCGACCCCGCGCGTGGTGGTCGTCACCTCCGGAAAAGGCGGCGTCGGCaagaccaccaccaccgccaaccTCGCCGCCTCGCTCGCGCGCCTCGGACtccccgccgtcgccgtcgacgcCGACGCCGGCCTCCGCAACCTCGACCTCCTGCTCGGCCTCGAGAACCGCGTCCACCTCACCGCCGCTGACGTCCTCGCGGGCGACTGCAGGCTCGACCAGGCGCTCGTCCGCCACCGCGCGATCCAGGACCTCCACCTACTCTGCCTCTCCAAGCCACGCTCCAAGCTGCCGCTCGCGTTCGGATCCAAGGCCCTCACCTGGGTCGCGGATGCGCTGCGACGCTCGCCCAACCCGCCCGCCTTCATCCTCATCGACTGCCCCGCAG GTGTTGATGCCGGGTTTGTCACTGCCATTGCACCTGCAGAAGAGGCGGTGCTCGTTACCACCCCTGACATTACGGCTCTCCGCGATGCTGACCGTGTCGCAGGACTGTTAGAGTGCGATGGCATCAAAGATATCAAGATTATTGTCAACCGAGTGCGACCAGACCTGGTGAAGGGGGAGGACATGATGTCAGCGCTTGATGTCCAGGAAATGCTCGGGTTGCCCTTGCTAGGAGTGGTGCCAGAAGATGCAGAGGTGATCCGGAGCACAAATAGGGGCGTGCCATTGGTGCTCAACGACCCACCCACGCCTGCGGGCCTTGCTCTGGAGCAGGCTACTTGGCGATTGGTAGAAAGAGATGCGATGACAGCAGTCATGGTCGAGGAGCAGGAGAGGCCCAAGAAGAAAGGCGGCTTCTTTTCGTTCTTCGGGTAG